In one Aquila chrysaetos chrysaetos chromosome 24, bAquChr1.4, whole genome shotgun sequence genomic region, the following are encoded:
- the LOC115334890 gene encoding small nuclear ribonucleoprotein E-like, whose protein sequence is MAYGGQGQKVQKVMVQPINLIFRYLQNRSRIQVWLYEQVKMRLEGCITGFDEYMNLVPDDAEEIHSKPKPRKQLGTVSFRFVQESQKYLHRNAQHLNERGQNRLNLSFIWCGCKFYGI, encoded by the exons ATGGCGTACGGCGGGCAGGGCCAGAAGGTGCAGAAGGTGATGGTGCAGCCCATC AACCTCATCTTCCGCTACCTGCAGAAC AGGTCCAGGATCCAGGTGTGGCTTTATGAGCAAGTGAAGATGCGGCTAGAAGGCTGCATCACT GGCTTTGATGAATATATGAACTTGGTGCCGGACGACGCAGAGGAAATTCActccaaaccaaaaccaaggaAACAGCTGG GAACTGTTTCATTCCGTTTTGTCCAAGAGAGTCAGAAATACTTGCACAGAAATGCGCAGCATCTGAATGAAAGGGGTCAGAACCGCCTGAATTTGAGCTTTATCTGGTGCGGTTGCAAGTTTTATGGCATTTAG